Proteins encoded together in one Coffea arabica cultivar ET-39 chromosome 2c, Coffea Arabica ET-39 HiFi, whole genome shotgun sequence window:
- the LOC113728173 gene encoding jasmonoyl--L-amino acid synthetase JAR4 isoform X2 — translation MDLSAESFGVAPRRNMGMLEEMPLSLDPEDVIAEFEAMTRDAGRVQIETLKKILEENGRTEYLQRWGLDGRTDPESYKSCVPLVTHEDLEPYINRIVDGDDSSILTGNPITTISLSSGTTRGMPKFVPFNDELMESTMQIYKTSYSFRNREFPIGNGKCLQLIYGSRQFKTKGGLAAGTATTNVYRNPLFKRTMKAMHSPCCSPEEVIFGPDFHQSLYCHLLCGLIQREEVQVISSTFAHSIVFAFRTFEQDWEELCTDIREGVLSSRISVPSVRTAMSKLLKPNPELADLIHNKCQGLSNWYGLIPELFPNTRYIYGIMTGSMEPYLKKLRHYAGELPLLSADYGSSEGWIGVNVNPKLPPEMATFAVLPNIGYFEFIPLRQSLDGLEAKPVGLAEVKAGEEYEVIVTSFAGLYRYRLGDVVKVKGFHNSTPELQFICRRNLLLTINIDKNTEKDLQLAVEAAAKVLAENRLEVVDFTSRIDSSTEPGHYVIFWEISGEASDEVLEECCNCLDKSFLDAGYLSSRKVKAIGALELRIVKRGTFHKILDHYVGLGAAVSQFKTPRCVGPTNNKVLQILCNNVVKSYSSTAF, via the exons CTCCTAGAAGGAATATGGGGATGCTGGAGGAGATGCCTCTTTCTTTGGATCCAGAAGATGTCatagctgaatttgaggcaatgACTAGAGATGCTGGGAGGGTTCAGATAGAAACACTGAAGAAAATTCTTGAAGAAAATGGTCGAACAGAGTATTTGCAGAGATGGGGTCTCGATGGAAGAACTGATCCTGAGAGTTACAAATCTTGCGTTCCTCTTGTCACTCATGAGGATTTGGAGCCTTACATCAATAGGATTGTTGACGGTGATGATTCTTCAATTCTTACCGGAAACCCAATAACAACCATCTCCTTAAG CTCCGGTACTACTCGTGGGATGCCCAAGTTTGTCCCTTTCAATGATGAACTGATGGAATCCACCATGCAGATATACAAAACTTCCTATTCCTTTAGGAACAG GGAATTCCCAATTGGCAATGGGAAATGTTTGCAGCTCATCTATGGTAGCAGGCAGTTTAAAACGAAAGGAGGTTTGGCAGCAGGGACTGCCACCACTAATGTATACCGCAACCCATTGTTCAAGAGAACAATGAAGGCTATGCATAGCCCATGTTGCAGCCCTGAAGAAGTGATTTTTGGTCCGGATTTCCACCAATCATTATACTGCCATCTGTTATGTGGACTCATCCAGCGTGAAGAAGTTCAAGTAATTTCCTCTACATTTGCTCACAGCATTGTGTTTGCGTTCCGAACATTCGAGCAGGACTGGGAGGAGTTGTGTACTGATATCAGGGAGGGAGTGTTAAgcagccgaatttctgtcccATCAGTTAGAACGGCAATGTCAAAATTGCTCAAGCCAAATCCTGAGTTGGCTGATTTAATCCATAACAAGTGTCAGGGATTGAGCAATTGGTACGGATTGATCCCAGAGCTATTTCCTAACACCAGGTACATATATGGGATAATGACAGGTTCCATGGAGCCgtatttgaaaaaattgaggCATTATGCAGGAGAGCTACCATTGCTAAGTGCAGATTATGGGTCTTCTGAAGGATGGATTGGAGTGAACGTCAATCCAAAATTGCCCCCTGAGATGGCCACTTTTGCTGTTCTTCCAAATATTGGTTATTTTGAGTTTATTCCTCTGAGGCAAAGTCTCGATGGCCTAGAAGCCAAGCCTGTTGGTCTCGCTGAAGTTAAAGCTGGTGAAGAGTATGAAGTTATCGTTACAAGTTTTGCAG GGCTGTACCGTTACAGGCTAGGGGATGTGGTGAAGGTAAAAGGGTTCCACAACTCCACCCCAGAACTGCAGTTTATTTGCAGGAGAAATCTCTTGCTGACAATCAACATAGACAAGAATACCGAGAAAGATTTACAGCTAGCGGTTGAAGCTGCAGCCAAGGTTCTAGCAGAAAACAGGCTAGAAGTGGTTGACTTCACCAGCCGAATTGATTCGTCAACTGAACCGGGGCACTACGTCATATTCTGGGAAATAAGTGGGGAAGCAAGCGACGAGGTTCTAGAGGAATGCTGCAATTGTCTGGATAAATCATTTCTTGATGCTGGATACCTAAGCTCCCGCAAAGTTAAAGCAATCGGTGCCCTTGAGCTCAGAATTGTGAAGAGAGGAACCTTCCACAAGATACTGGATCATTACGTGGGGTTAGGGGCTGCTGTGAGTCAATTCAAGACCCCGCGATGTGTCGGCCCCACCAATAACAAAGTGCTGCAAATACTGTGTAATAACGTTGTTAAGAGCTACTCTAGTACTGCCTTTTAG
- the LOC113728173 gene encoding jasmonoyl--L-amino acid synthetase JAR4 isoform X1 encodes MGMLEEMPLSLDPEDVIAEFEAMTRDAGRVQIETLKKILEENGRTEYLQRWGLDGRTDPESYKSCVPLVTHEDLEPYINRIVDGDDSSILTGNPITTISLSSGTTRGMPKFVPFNDELMESTMQIYKTSYSFRNREFPIGNGKCLQLIYGSRQFKTKGGLAAGTATTNVYRNPLFKRTMKAMHSPCCSPEEVIFGPDFHQSLYCHLLCGLIQREEVQVISSTFAHSIVFAFRTFEQDWEELCTDIREGVLSSRISVPSVRTAMSKLLKPNPELADLIHNKCQGLSNWYGLIPELFPNTRYIYGIMTGSMEPYLKKLRHYAGELPLLSADYGSSEGWIGVNVNPKLPPEMATFAVLPNIGYFEFIPLRQSLDGLEAKPVGLAEVKAGEEYEVIVTSFAGLYRYRLGDVVKVKGFHNSTPELQFICRRNLLLTINIDKNTEKDLQLAVEAAAKVLAENRLEVVDFTSRIDSSTEPGHYVIFWEISGEASDEVLEECCNCLDKSFLDAGYLSSRKVKAIGALELRIVKRGTFHKILDHYVGLGAAVSQFKTPRCVGPTNNKVLQILCNNVVKSYSSTAF; translated from the exons ATGGGGATGCTGGAGGAGATGCCTCTTTCTTTGGATCCAGAAGATGTCatagctgaatttgaggcaatgACTAGAGATGCTGGGAGGGTTCAGATAGAAACACTGAAGAAAATTCTTGAAGAAAATGGTCGAACAGAGTATTTGCAGAGATGGGGTCTCGATGGAAGAACTGATCCTGAGAGTTACAAATCTTGCGTTCCTCTTGTCACTCATGAGGATTTGGAGCCTTACATCAATAGGATTGTTGACGGTGATGATTCTTCAATTCTTACCGGAAACCCAATAACAACCATCTCCTTAAG CTCCGGTACTACTCGTGGGATGCCCAAGTTTGTCCCTTTCAATGATGAACTGATGGAATCCACCATGCAGATATACAAAACTTCCTATTCCTTTAGGAACAG GGAATTCCCAATTGGCAATGGGAAATGTTTGCAGCTCATCTATGGTAGCAGGCAGTTTAAAACGAAAGGAGGTTTGGCAGCAGGGACTGCCACCACTAATGTATACCGCAACCCATTGTTCAAGAGAACAATGAAGGCTATGCATAGCCCATGTTGCAGCCCTGAAGAAGTGATTTTTGGTCCGGATTTCCACCAATCATTATACTGCCATCTGTTATGTGGACTCATCCAGCGTGAAGAAGTTCAAGTAATTTCCTCTACATTTGCTCACAGCATTGTGTTTGCGTTCCGAACATTCGAGCAGGACTGGGAGGAGTTGTGTACTGATATCAGGGAGGGAGTGTTAAgcagccgaatttctgtcccATCAGTTAGAACGGCAATGTCAAAATTGCTCAAGCCAAATCCTGAGTTGGCTGATTTAATCCATAACAAGTGTCAGGGATTGAGCAATTGGTACGGATTGATCCCAGAGCTATTTCCTAACACCAGGTACATATATGGGATAATGACAGGTTCCATGGAGCCgtatttgaaaaaattgaggCATTATGCAGGAGAGCTACCATTGCTAAGTGCAGATTATGGGTCTTCTGAAGGATGGATTGGAGTGAACGTCAATCCAAAATTGCCCCCTGAGATGGCCACTTTTGCTGTTCTTCCAAATATTGGTTATTTTGAGTTTATTCCTCTGAGGCAAAGTCTCGATGGCCTAGAAGCCAAGCCTGTTGGTCTCGCTGAAGTTAAAGCTGGTGAAGAGTATGAAGTTATCGTTACAAGTTTTGCAG GGCTGTACCGTTACAGGCTAGGGGATGTGGTGAAGGTAAAAGGGTTCCACAACTCCACCCCAGAACTGCAGTTTATTTGCAGGAGAAATCTCTTGCTGACAATCAACATAGACAAGAATACCGAGAAAGATTTACAGCTAGCGGTTGAAGCTGCAGCCAAGGTTCTAGCAGAAAACAGGCTAGAAGTGGTTGACTTCACCAGCCGAATTGATTCGTCAACTGAACCGGGGCACTACGTCATATTCTGGGAAATAAGTGGGGAAGCAAGCGACGAGGTTCTAGAGGAATGCTGCAATTGTCTGGATAAATCATTTCTTGATGCTGGATACCTAAGCTCCCGCAAAGTTAAAGCAATCGGTGCCCTTGAGCTCAGAATTGTGAAGAGAGGAACCTTCCACAAGATACTGGATCATTACGTGGGGTTAGGGGCTGCTGTGAGTCAATTCAAGACCCCGCGATGTGTCGGCCCCACCAATAACAAAGTGCTGCAAATACTGTGTAATAACGTTGTTAAGAGCTACTCTAGTACTGCCTTTTAG